From a single Eleginops maclovinus isolate JMC-PN-2008 ecotype Puerto Natales chromosome 18, JC_Emac_rtc_rv5, whole genome shotgun sequence genomic region:
- the LOC134880299 gene encoding TPA-induced transmembrane protein homolog isoform X2 — MELQTMTNGNDGAAYFSEEQVSAGNGDGAAYRFSALPETDRLLSAQTSAVCRVKQELNEVIFWRVRLWMAIIFLFLIIIAVIIISMLLCSVIHEDKDDIFDPSSFNVPQYFNGSFQLPNLVFKEELFNMSSIESQTLAGELQEKLADLYRSSPALGRYFSEADIYAFRNQSVITDYQLTFLMPAKQQDQLRNVTLSREMVYNVFRQFLYDQEPDESGYIFIDPVSLKMF; from the exons ATGGAGCTACAGACCATGACCAATGGGAACGATGGAGCGGCATACTTTTCTGAAGAACAG GTGTCAGCAGGCAACGGAGATGGTGCGGCCTACAGATTTTCTGCTCTaccagagacagacaggttgCTTTCTGCACAG ACAAGTGCCGTGTGCAGGGTAAAGCAAGAGCTGAATGAGGTTATCTTCTGGAGAGTCAGACTGTGGATGGCCATCATCTTCTTATTTCTCATCATCATTGCTGTGATTATCATTTCGATGCTTCTGTGCTCAG TGATTCATGAGGACAAGGATGACATCTTTGATCCCTCGTCGTTTAATGTTCCTCAGTATTTCAATGGGAGCTTCCAACTGCCCAATCTGGTCTTTAAAGAGGAACTTTTCAACATGTCCTCCATTGAAAGCCAAACACTCGCTGGTGAACTTCAAGAAAAG CTGGCTGACCTCTACAGATCCTCCCCTGCTCTCGGACGATACTTCTCAGAAGCAGACATATATGCGTTCCg GAACCAGTCCGTCATCACCGACTACCAGCTGACATTTCTCATGCCTGCAAAGCAGCAGGATCAGCTGAGAAACGTAACTCTGAGCAGGGAGATGGTATACAACGTGTTCAGACAGTTTCTATATGACCAGGAGCCGGATGAGTCAGGGTATATTTTCATCGATCCAGTTTCCCttaagatgttttaa
- the guca1c gene encoding guanylyl cyclase-activating protein 3, with product MGATYCTLDDILEEDMHHWYTKFMKESPSGLITLFELKTMLDMNGMTEDASSYVDQVFFTFDMDGDGYIDFVEYIAAISLLLKGEINQKLKWYFKLFDQDGNGKIDKDELETIFKAIQDITRSYEVPPEEIVTLIYEKIDVNGEGELTLEEFISGAHDHPDIMDMLAKMMDLTNVLEIILNGQQKRAIN from the exons ATGGGTGCCACATACTGCACCCTGGATGATATCCTGGAGGAGGACATGCATCATTGGTACACCAAATTCATgaaggagtccccttcaggacTCATAACGCTCTTTGAGCTCAAGACAATGCTTGACATGAACGGTATGACAGAGGACGCCAGCAGCTATGTTGACCAGGTCTTCTTCACCTTTGACATGGATGGG GATGGCTATATAGACTTTGTGGAATACATCGCAGCAATTAGTTTATTACTGAAAGGAGAAATCAACCAGAAACTAAAGTGGTACTTCAAGCTCTTTGATCAAGATGGAAATGGGAAAATTGACAAGGATGAATTAGAAACCATATTCAAg GCTATTCAAGATATCACCAGAAGTTACGAGGTCCCTCCAGAGGAGATTGTAACTCTTATATATGAGAAGATTGATGTCAACGGAGAAG GTGAGCTGACTCTGGAAGAGTTCATCAGTGGAGCCCACGATCATCCAGACATCATGGACATGCTCGCCAAGATGATGGATCTTACCAACGTCTTGGAAATTATTCTTAACGGTCAACAGAAGAGAGCTATAAACTGA
- the LOC134880299 gene encoding TPA-induced transmembrane protein homolog isoform X1, translating into MELQTMTNGNDGAAYFSEEQVSAGNGDGAAYRFSALPETDRLLSAQTTGCNRGTVPPDHAVEAQINLENMEETSAVCRVKQELNEVIFWRVRLWMAIIFLFLIIIAVIIISMLLCSVIHEDKDDIFDPSSFNVPQYFNGSFQLPNLVFKEELFNMSSIESQTLAGELQEKLADLYRSSPALGRYFSEADIYAFRNQSVITDYQLTFLMPAKQQDQLRNVTLSREMVYNVFRQFLYDQEPDESGYIFIDPVSLKMF; encoded by the exons ATGGAGCTACAGACCATGACCAATGGGAACGATGGAGCGGCATACTTTTCTGAAGAACAG GTGTCAGCAGGCAACGGAGATGGTGCGGCCTACAGATTTTCTGCTCTaccagagacagacaggttgCTTTCTGCACAG ACTACCGGTTGTAATAGGGGGACAGTGCCCCCTGACCATGCAGTGGAAGCTCAAATTAATCTGGAAAATATGGAAGAG ACAAGTGCCGTGTGCAGGGTAAAGCAAGAGCTGAATGAGGTTATCTTCTGGAGAGTCAGACTGTGGATGGCCATCATCTTCTTATTTCTCATCATCATTGCTGTGATTATCATTTCGATGCTTCTGTGCTCAG TGATTCATGAGGACAAGGATGACATCTTTGATCCCTCGTCGTTTAATGTTCCTCAGTATTTCAATGGGAGCTTCCAACTGCCCAATCTGGTCTTTAAAGAGGAACTTTTCAACATGTCCTCCATTGAAAGCCAAACACTCGCTGGTGAACTTCAAGAAAAG CTGGCTGACCTCTACAGATCCTCCCCTGCTCTCGGACGATACTTCTCAGAAGCAGACATATATGCGTTCCg GAACCAGTCCGTCATCACCGACTACCAGCTGACATTTCTCATGCCTGCAAAGCAGCAGGATCAGCTGAGAAACGTAACTCTGAGCAGGGAGATGGTATACAACGTGTTCAGACAGTTTCTATATGACCAGGAGCCGGATGAGTCAGGGTATATTTTCATCGATCCAGTTTCCCttaagatgttttaa